Within the Vigna angularis cultivar LongXiaoDou No.4 chromosome 10, ASM1680809v1, whole genome shotgun sequence genome, the region AAGCTGGtcgttcatcctgatgttccgcgagtactcgtcttcacgtagaggagggtaggtcatgtgtgggaacggcaggaggtcctagtccttaggggtactttggacagatagggctaacctcgggtggcaactgttgagtgtatcccaatTATTACATCACCctggtgcacgaacgcctgtagctacacagatttcatacagtccggacggtcggtctagtgaTAGGCGTTGTAATAATACTTATGTTGAAATGTTCTTGTGTTggattgtttaatttatatgttgaagcatgaattaaattacataagcttacccttcctTTTCTGTcgtgtcttgttttgtacgtccgtattgtcgttgcaatgatcatccgtgtggatgtgagcagacgcgGACACGCTGTTGGAGGAtgtgctggaagaagaaaatttggaagatgcaaaCCTCGTAaaagttgaagtgaaggccgaacagtaggacgttcggttagtAGTTAGTAGTTTAGCGTGAggtgaccgttcggtcacttcCTTTCCTTTCGTGTTATCTGACCGATCGATACTTTGACTTTTGTaagccgttcggtcatgtttccCTTAATCTTGTACTGTTTACTTTTGGAACTCCatgtaagaccgttcggccaaAATCGTACGCTTGTTTATTATAAGACTgaactaatttattattaaatgtaattaattttattatatggtttattactgtatttttgaaTGTTAAAAAAGAGATAAGTGTAGGCGGGGTGAGTCACATACATACATCTGTAAGAGTtacgagagaaaaaaaaacacagcacacatatatttattgaaatgaaaaaaaaaaaggaaaaaggaaaggaaaagacATGCACAGTAGGATTTCCACACATACATGCACCTTCTGTTTCCCAATCAAAACCCATAGCTGTGATCACCAAACACATAACATTTCTAAGCCGAACATACTCTATATATGTCCCTCTTCTCTCTCTGCTCTACCAACTCTGTGTAGTGTGTGATTAGTTTCTGTATAGCATTAGCCATAGCCACCGCATACCACCATGTTTTCCCCAAGAGACATGCCTTCTCCCTCCTCAATCTTCTCAGCCTACGCCTCCATGACAGCCTCTATCATGCTGCTGCGTTCCATGGCCAACGAGCTCATTCCCCACCCAATCCGCGGCTACCTTTTCAACACCTTCCGCTACCTCATCAGGCCTCGCTCCCCTACCCTCACCCTCATCATCGAAGAGTCCACCGGCATAGCCCGTAACCAAGTCTACGACGCCGCGGAGGCTTACCTCTCCACCCGCGTCAGCCCCGAAAACGAGAGGCTCAAGATCAGCAAGAGCCCCAAGGAGAAGAAACTAACCATTCGCTTAGAAAAGGGTGAGAAGGTGGTGGACTGCTTCAACGGCGCCTTCTTCAAGTGGAGATTCATCTGTGCCGAGTCCGAGAAGAACAACCCCAACGACCAGACCAACAGCAACATCTCCGTAAGATCCGAAAAGCGGTCGTTCGAGCTCAGCTTCCCGAAGAAGCACAAGGAAATGGTGCTGGACTGCTACCTGCCCTTCATCCTGGAGAAGGCGAAGGAGATGAAAGACGAGGAACGCGTGCTGAAGATGCACACGCTCAACACTTCCTACTGTTTCAGCGGGGTCAAATGGGACTCCATAAACCTGGAGCATCCTTCCACGTTTGAGACGCTGGCGATGGAGCCGGACCTGAAGAATGCGGTGATAGAGGACTTGGACAGGTTCGTCAAAAGGAGGGAGTTTTACAAGAGAGTAGGGAGGGCATGGAAACGTGGCTACTTGCTCTATGGCCCTCCTGGGACTGGCAAATCCAGCTTGATCGCTGCCATGGCCAATTACTTGAAATTTGACATCTTTGACCTCCAACTCGGGAACATTGTAAGGGATTCCGACCTCAGAAAGCTTCTTCTCGCCACCGCTAACAGGTCCATCTTGGTCATTGAAGACATTGATTGCAGTGTGGATCTCCCAGAGCGCCGCCATGGAGATGGACGTAAACAAACTGACGTACAGGTTAGTATTTCTTTCTTACTTTTCTACTCTCTGTTATCATATCCTCCCTTCATTCATTCTACTTTCACCTCTCTCTTATCCCTGCAATTAATACATTTGGATTTTCTCATCATTGTATTCAATGAATTAAAACAGATTAATTTAGGCACTTATCTAAAAATGCCATCCACCGGTTGATTTCTATAATTAATGTCTTGAAAATTATGCTGCTAATTGTGATTTTTAACGGAATAAA harbors:
- the LOC108335738 gene encoding AAA-ATPase At5g17760 isoform X1 — protein: MFSPRDMPSPSSIFSAYASMTASIMLLRSMANELIPHPIRGYLFNTFRYLIRPRSPTLTLIIEESTGIARNQVYDAAEAYLSTRVSPENERLKISKSPKEKKLTIRLEKGEKVVDCFNGAFFKWRFICAESEKNNPNDQTNSNISVRSEKRSFELSFPKKHKEMVLDCYLPFILEKAKEMKDEERVLKMHTLNTSYCFSGVKWDSINLEHPSTFETLAMEPDLKNAVIEDLDRFVKRREFYKRVGRAWKRGYLLYGPPGTGKSSLIAAMANYLKFDIFDLQLGNIVRDSDLRKLLLATANRSILVIEDIDCSVDLPERRHGDGRKQTDVQADRESDGWMQLTLSGLLNFIDGLWSSCGDERIIIFTTNHKERLDPALLRPGRMDMHIHMSYCSYQGFKLLASNYLETPSEHPLFGEIEGLIEDIQITPAQVAEELMKNEDAEATLEAFVKLLKRKKMEGDVCENYGPEKPQPSKRRKVGCKQKPGVGISKSNIGVTQRRTRRMRRERSF
- the LOC108335738 gene encoding AAA-ATPase At5g17760 isoform X2, with product MFSPRDMPSPSSIFSAYASMTASIMLLRSMANELIPHPIRGYLFNTFRYLIRPRSPTLTLIIEESTGIARNQVYDAAEAYLSTRVSPENERLKISKSPKEKKLTIRLEKGEKVVDCFNGAFFKWRFICAESEKNNPNDQTNSNISVRSEKRSFELSFPKKHKEMVLDCYLPFILEKAKEMKDEERVLKMHTLNTSYCFSGVKWDSINLEHPSTFETLAMEPDLKNAVIEDLDRFVKRREFYKRVGRAWKRGYLLYGPPGTGKSSLIAAMANYLKFDIFDLQLGNIVRDSDLRKLLLATANRSILVIEDIDCSVDLPERRHGDGRKQTDVQLTLSGLLNFIDGLWSSCGDERIIIFTTNHKERLDPALLRPGRMDMHIHMSYCSYQGFKLLASNYLETPSEHPLFGEIEGLIEDIQITPAQVAEELMKNEDAEATLEAFVKLLKRKKMEGDVCENYGPEKPQPSKRRKVGCKQKPGVGISKSNIGVTQRRTRRMRRERSF